A DNA window from Parabacteroides johnsonii DSM 18315 contains the following coding sequences:
- a CDS encoding adenosylcobinamide-GDP ribazoletransferase, whose translation MLHILAAFIFFTRLPFWRLAEVPSEYFKNVVSRWALVGWLTAGFSVIVLYATSLVLPTSVAVLLAIVTRLLITGCLHEDGLADFFDGFGGGTSRERILSIMKDSHIGSYGVIGLILYFALLYTLLSSLPLALAGSAILAGDPFSKGVAGMIINRLPYARKEEEAKNKTVYSRMTTSEYTFCLFSALIPMFWLPEPVYYLAGLLPILVFCSLTYLMKKKIQGYTGDCCGATFLLCELSFYLGIALIYTTLI comes from the coding sequence ATGCTCCATATCCTCGCCGCTTTCATCTTTTTCACCCGCCTCCCTTTCTGGCGGCTAGCTGAAGTGCCTTCGGAATATTTCAAGAATGTAGTCAGCCGCTGGGCGCTGGTCGGTTGGCTCACTGCCGGGTTTTCCGTGATCGTGCTTTATGCCACTTCACTGGTCCTGCCGACAAGTGTTGCCGTGTTATTGGCAATCGTCACCCGCCTGCTGATAACCGGTTGCCTTCATGAAGACGGGCTTGCCGACTTTTTCGACGGCTTCGGGGGAGGGACCTCTCGCGAACGAATCCTTTCCATCATGAAGGATTCACATATAGGAAGCTACGGAGTGATCGGGTTGATTCTTTATTTTGCGCTTCTATATACGTTATTGAGCAGCCTGCCACTGGCTCTTGCCGGAAGTGCGATACTGGCAGGCGATCCTTTTTCCAAAGGAGTTGCCGGAATGATCATTAACAGGCTTCCCTATGCACGCAAGGAAGAAGAGGCTAAAAACAAAACGGTTTACAGCCGGATGACAACAAGCGAATATACATTTTGCCTGTTCTCCGCTCTTATTCCGATGTTCTGGCTGCCGGAACCCGTCTATTACCTGGCAGGCCTACTGCCTATTCTCGTCTTCTGTTCCCTCACCTATTTGATGAAAAAGAAAATACAAGGTTATACAGGTGACTGCTGCGGAGCGACCTTCTTGCTTTGTGAATTGAGCTTCTACCTGGGGATAGCCCTTATTTATACAACACTCATATAA